GAATAGTTCTATTTTTAATAATCATTTTTATAGAAAAATTTTATAGAAAAATAATGTTTAGGATTGTCTTAAGAAATTGAAAAAATATGGGGAATAATATAAGAAATATTTGTTTTGTATTTAACTAATATTCGTTTTGAAAGAGTTCATTGTCATCCATTATTTTTACTATATTCTACTATATTCTAAGGTAGATTATTTATTTTTTATTTAGAATATTTCGGAGGAGAGTTAGGCTTATGTGTTAAAAAATTTATTTTATCTTTTTTTTAATATTTTGTGCTTTATTACAGTTACTATCTGTTTATAGATTATTTAAGGTTTATTTAGGTTAATGAAGGTACAATCAAGTTCCATTGGCCCCTACCGGAATATATATTCCGGCAATTAGTTATTAAAAATTCCATTTTAAATGGGTAAAAATTATTAATAGAAAAGAATCAGACCTCATTTGTTAAAAAATGCCTTAAAATCTCTTAAATTTAATTAAGGTTCATATAAATCTTATTTAACAAAAACTCATGATTTGATGGTCTTTAATCATTTAAAGTTTGATTAATTCCATTTTATGCCTTATAAGGAAGTATATCCCTCATATAAACTGGAATTGCATAAGCTTATTTTGGGGAAATGGGCTTTAAATTAAGGTGATTTACTAAAAATACTAAAGGAAGCAGCCGGTCCCAGATCGTTAAGTTAAATAACCTCATAGCGTGTCTTAAATCCTAAAAAAAGCCCTCTATGGTCCGTTTTTCGAGATTTTTTTCGAAACCTTTATAAGGGATATTGTTTCCATCATAATGTAGTCCAAGAGAGTCCCATAAACTTGATTTTATGGGGCACGGAGGCGGTATAATTAAGCGAGTGAAGCGAAACTCTACCTACGCAGTATTATGTATGTTATGTATGGTTGTTGCGGTGGTCCCGATTTCGGGTGCTGTGGGTGACCAGGATAATAGTGCGAATGGTGTGAATCCTGCCAGTGGTTTGCAGGTTGGTGTTACAGGTGCTGAGGTTAATGAGGCTCAGTCTGTGATTGTTAATAACAAGCCGTTTGGTGAGAATTCAAGTAAGATTTTAGGAAATAACACTACTACTAATGGTTCATTGAAGCTTGGAGCTACCGGTGATAAAGTTAAAGAACTACAGCAGTGGTTGACTGATTACGGTTACTACGCTGGTAATATTGATGGTGTTTTTGGTAATGACACTGAAAAAGCTGTTAAAGATTTCCAGGAAGAATCCGGTTTAATTGTTGACGGTGTTGTGGGTAATGATACTAAAAATGCCATGGCGAACTGGGATAAGTATTTAGCTCAGGTGCAGGCAGCAGCCGGTGAAAGTACCAGTGACACTAGTTACAGTTCAAGTAAATCAACATCCAAGAAAACCTATGCAACTGCAGTTCGAAGCTACACTAAATCCTACAGTTACAGTAAGGGTTACAGTGGTGATTGCTGGGATGTCAGTAATGCTATGTACAGTCAGTTAACAGCATCCGGTACAAGAGCACGAATTGTTCAGTATGCAAACAGCTACTCTTCCAATCATCGTTCTGTTGAGGTTTGGAATGGTAATAGCTGGGTTGATGCTGACTACTCTGGTCAGGCATGGGTAGGACAACCAACTGCTCACGACAGCTCAGCAACTGTGATTGCAGGCGGATAAAAGTACTACTAAATTAAAACCTAGAAATAAACGAAAAATTCAGCAGTTCAACGCAGAACTGTTGAAACTATCTCTTTTTATTTTATTAACATTTTTATCAAAATAATAAACCACTACATATACCATTTTTCATAGGATTTGCCATTTTATCTCAGTTTTTTTTAAGACTATTTATTAACCATTTTTTAGGGTTTTATCTAATTATTATAGATTTTAGGGGTATGAATTCAATCTGGATTAAAACCAAAATATTTTTATATCTCGCCCTTAAAAAGAAATACAGAGTACTGCACATTTTTAGGAGGCTGATTATGAAAATAACACAAACCCCTCTGGTAATTTTGAATTTTAAAACTTACTTAGAGTCTACTGGAGAAAAAGCCCTGCAATTAGCCAGAGCTTTGGAACAAGTAGCTGAAGAAACTGGAGTTAACATGGTAGCGGCACCTCAAGGAGCCGACCTCTGGAGATTATCACAGGAAGTAAAAATACCGGTTCTAGCTCAACACATTGACCCGGTGGATGCCGGCGGACACACTGGTAGTATGTTAATTGAATGTGCGAAGGAAGCAGGAGCATCAGGCACACTTATCAACCATTCTGAGCAGAGAATGCAACTGGCTGATATTGATACAGTCATCAGCAAAGTCACTGCAGCTGACATGATCAGTGTAGTGTGTACCAACAATGTGGAGACCAGTGCAGCCGCAGCCGCCTTGAAACCTGATTTTGTAGCAATAGAACCACCAGAACTCATTGGATCAGGGATACCTGTATCACAGGCCGAACCTGAAATAGTGGAGGGAAGTGTGGCAGCAATCAAAGATATCAATCCCAATGTAAGAGTCCTGTGTGGTGCAGGTATCTCTACTGGAGATGATATGAAAGCAGCCCTGGAACTGGGAAGTGAGGGAGTGCTCCTGGCATCAGGAATTATATTGGCTTCTGACCCCAAACAGGCCCTTCTGGATCTGGTAAGTAAGATCTAACCTAATAGGCCTACCTGTAGATGAAATCTAGTTTAATAGGATGAATCTAGTTTAATCAGAATAGAATCTAACTTAATCGGAAATAAATAAAATTAAGGAAAATAAATAATCCGTTTTAAGACTATAATGATTCTAAGACCATAATAATTTCAGCAATCAATACCAAATCTAGTAAAAACATTTAATCTTGGGGAATGATTACTGTTAGTAATAATTATGGGAATTAAACAGATAAACGCACTAATACAGATATGATCGTACAGATATAATCATATATTACAGATATAAACCCGATAAGAGTAACAAATCTTGAACATGGAAAATATCTAACTTGGAATATTTTAAAATCCTTTAACGGTGGAATAAATAATGGCCTCTGATTTTAACACCATAGATGACCTGGAAGTGGAGGGAAAGACAGTACTGGTACGAGTGGATATAAACTCACCAGTTGACCCCCTTACTGGACTACTACTTGATGATACACGCATAAAACTACACGCTGAAACCATAGCTGAACTGGCAGACAAAGGTGCTAAAACTGTTATAATTGCTCATCAGAGTCGTCCGGGTAAAAAAGATTTCACAACAATGGAACAGCATGCTGAAGCCCTTTCCAATTTACTGGATAAACCAGTGGGTTATGTGGATGACATATTTGGTAGCAATGCCCGGAAGGCCATTAAGGATCTAAAAGGAGGAGAAATTCTTCTACTGGAGAATGTACGTTTCTACTCCGAAGAAATATTGCAGAGAGAACCACCACAGCAGGCCGAAACCCATATGGTAAAAATGCTTTCACCACTGGCTGATTATTTCATCAATGATGCATTTGCTGCCGCACACCGTTCACAACCATCACTGGTGGGATTTGCAGTTAAAATACCCTCTGCAGCTGGAAGGGTGATGGAAAGGGAACTTAAAGCAATGTACAGTGCGGTTAGTAATGTGGAAAGGCCGTGTGTCTATGTTCTGGGCGGAGTTAAGGTTGATGATTCCATAATGGTTATGGAAAATGCCCTGGAATCAGG
This is a stretch of genomic DNA from Methanobacterium formicicum DSM 3637. It encodes these proteins:
- a CDS encoding peptidoglycan-binding protein codes for the protein MGHGGGIIKRVKRNSTYAVLCMLCMVVAVVPISGAVGDQDNSANGVNPASGLQVGVTGAEVNEAQSVIVNNKPFGENSSKILGNNTTTNGSLKLGATGDKVKELQQWLTDYGYYAGNIDGVFGNDTEKAVKDFQEESGLIVDGVVGNDTKNAMANWDKYLAQVQAAAGESTSDTSYSSSKSTSKKTYATAVRSYTKSYSYSKGYSGDCWDVSNAMYSQLTASGTRARIVQYANSYSSNHRSVEVWNGNSWVDADYSGQAWVGQPTAHDSSATVIAGG
- the tpiA gene encoding triose-phosphate isomerase, which produces MKITQTPLVILNFKTYLESTGEKALQLARALEQVAEETGVNMVAAPQGADLWRLSQEVKIPVLAQHIDPVDAGGHTGSMLIECAKEAGASGTLINHSEQRMQLADIDTVISKVTAADMISVVCTNNVETSAAAAALKPDFVAIEPPELIGSGIPVSQAEPEIVEGSVAAIKDINPNVRVLCGAGISTGDDMKAALELGSEGVLLASGIILASDPKQALLDLVSKI
- a CDS encoding phosphoglycerate kinase, with the protein product MASDFNTIDDLEVEGKTVLVRVDINSPVDPLTGLLLDDTRIKLHAETIAELADKGAKTVIIAHQSRPGKKDFTTMEQHAEALSNLLDKPVGYVDDIFGSNARKAIKDLKGGEILLLENVRFYSEEILQREPPQQAETHMVKMLSPLADYFINDAFAAAHRSQPSLVGFAVKIPSAAGRVMERELKAMYSAVSNVERPCVYVLGGVKVDDSIMVMENALESGSADYILTTGLVANIFLWGGGVNIRKYNRNFIEDRNYCEYVKKAKMLCKKFKDQILVPTDLAVCKDDKRLEYPVGKLPNLPIFDLGTETTTEYARVIRNARTIFANGPAGVFEKEGFNQGTEDILNAISSSAGFSIIGGGHLAAAANKMGLSGISHISSGGGASISLIAGERLPAVEVLREKIE